One window from the genome of Engraulis encrasicolus isolate BLACKSEA-1 chromosome 16, IST_EnEncr_1.0, whole genome shotgun sequence encodes:
- the LOC134466130 gene encoding zinc-binding protein A33-like yields the protein MNSIKKHAVNVILDPDTAHPSLILSADGKQVKLGSRRQNLPDTPKRFTDYAIVLGREGFSSGKFYYEVQVKGQTLWDIGVAKESINRKGEIYLNPEYGYWTIYLRDGTYLAGADPPVTLFLKGKLQRVGVFVDYDTGLVSFYDADCWHNIYSFTNASFTERIFPYFGPDDIYRGKNSAPLVIYPVHVCPTN from the exons ATGAACAGCATTAAGAAGCATGCAG TGAATGTGATCCTGGATCCTGACACAGCACATCCCAGTCTCATCCTGTCTGCTGATGGGAAACAAGTGAAGCTTGGAAGCAGAAGACAGAATCTTCCAGATACTCCAAAGAGGTTTACTGATTATGCCATTGTTTTAGGAAGAGAGGGGTTCTCCTCTGGCAAATTCTACTATGAGGTTCAGGTCAAGGGGCAGACTCTGTGGGATATAGGAGTGGCCAAGGAGTCCATTAACAGGAAGGGAGAGATATACCTGAATCCTGAATATGGATACTGGACAATATATCTGAGAGATGGGACTTATCTGGCTGGGGCTGATCCCCCTGTTACCCTCTTCTTGAAGGGGAAGCTCCAaagggtgggggtgtttgtggaCTATGACACAGGTCTGGTCTCCTTTTATGATGCAGATTGCTGGCATAATATCTACTCATTTACCAATGCCTCCTTCACTGAGAGAATCTTTCCATACTTTGGCCCTGATGACATTTACAGAGGTAAAAATTCAGCTCCTCTTGTAATCTACCCAGTCCATGTCTGCCCCACCAACTAG